From Mucilaginibacter rubeus, a single genomic window includes:
- a CDS encoding DUF1475 family protein: protein MCYAVVNTSLEHNLFKEWDYLGAVAWMRATLWDFYANILVIYVWICYKEKNWLWKIVWLILLITLGSLASCAYVLIQLFRLKDKEGLKEFFGRQNG from the coding sequence ATGTGTTACGCTGTTGTAAACACAAGCCTGGAGCATAACCTTTTTAAAGAGTGGGATTATTTAGGTGCTGTAGCCTGGATGCGGGCCACGCTTTGGGATTTTTATGCCAACATCCTGGTTATTTACGTATGGATTTGCTACAAAGAGAAAAACTGGCTTTGGAAAATAGTTTGGCTCATATTACTTATTACTTTGGGTAGCCTGGCCAGCTGTGCTTACGTACTTATCCAGCTGTTCAGACTAAAAGATAAAGAAGGTTTAAAAGAATTTTTCGGCCGGCAAAATGGATAA
- a CDS encoding peroxiredoxin produces MSPTMIKYLIAVLLASFLFACAAEAQSSKQLVSGDKIPTFSLTDQNGKTFNTDDYVGKKVLVIYFYPKDESMVCTKEACAFRDSFDKFTKAGAMVIGINNGTVASHKAFADHYKLPFTVLSDPDNKVYDMFGVKKKFFMSGRETFVVDLKGKIVYTHEAMLQGKEHADDALAFINSAKAK; encoded by the coding sequence ATGAGCCCAACCATGATCAAATACCTCATTGCCGTTTTACTGGCTTCGTTTCTTTTTGCCTGTGCCGCCGAAGCGCAAAGCAGCAAACAGCTTGTATCCGGCGATAAAATACCCACATTTTCGCTTACCGACCAAAACGGCAAAACCTTTAACACTGACGATTATGTAGGTAAAAAGGTATTGGTAATTTATTTTTATCCTAAAGATGAAAGTATGGTTTGTACAAAGGAAGCCTGCGCGTTTAGGGACAGCTTTGATAAATTTACCAAAGCTGGCGCTATGGTTATTGGCATAAACAATGGTACCGTAGCAAGCCATAAGGCTTTTGCCGATCATTATAAATTGCCTTTTACCGTTTTGAGCGATCCCGACAATAAGGTTTACGATATGTTTGGTGTAAAGAAAAAGTTCTTCATGTCTGGCCGGGAAACTTTTGTAGTTGACTTGAAGGGTAAGATAGTTTATACCCATGAGGCTATGTTACAAGGTAAAGAACATGCCGATGATGCTTTAGCGTTTATCAATTCGGCTAAAGCAAAATAG
- a CDS encoding sugar phosphate isomerase/epimerase family protein — protein sequence MTTRRSFLKTSALLSAGLLAAPNLFAYDKKYIGLQLYTVRDAMAVDPVAALAKVAKTGFTSVEGATYTGTELFYGMRPKDFANVLKQNGLIMPSAHYRLGEELVNGEHQKGTIMNDWKKAVDDAAEAGVKYMVCAYLSQSERGNLDHYKNVANMLDIAGETCKGAGIQLCYHNHDFEFIQENGKYPYEILLDSTDKSLVKMEMDLYWVTKANQDPIALINKHPGRFPLWHVKDMDKTPEKKFTEVGNGTIDFKKIFTQAKKSGLQYFFVEQDVCPGDPFDSISQSISYIKKNLV from the coding sequence ATGACTACCAGACGCTCTTTCCTTAAAACCTCGGCGCTACTTTCAGCAGGCTTGCTGGCAGCTCCTAATTTGTTTGCTTATGATAAAAAATACATTGGCTTACAATTATATACTGTACGCGATGCTATGGCTGTCGATCCGGTTGCCGCGTTAGCAAAAGTTGCCAAAACAGGCTTCACATCTGTTGAAGGTGCAACCTATACCGGTACCGAATTATTTTATGGCATGCGTCCAAAGGATTTTGCCAATGTTTTAAAACAGAACGGCCTGATTATGCCAAGCGCGCACTATCGCTTAGGCGAAGAACTTGTTAATGGCGAACACCAGAAAGGTACCATCATGAACGACTGGAAAAAGGCTGTTGACGATGCTGCCGAAGCAGGTGTAAAATACATGGTTTGCGCTTATCTGTCGCAATCTGAGCGTGGCAACCTTGATCATTATAAAAACGTTGCCAACATGCTTGATATAGCCGGCGAAACCTGTAAAGGTGCAGGCATCCAGCTTTGCTACCATAACCACGATTTTGAATTTATCCAGGAAAACGGAAAATACCCTTATGAGATTTTGTTGGATAGTACCGATAAAAGCCTTGTAAAAATGGAGATGGACCTTTATTGGGTAACCAAAGCCAACCAGGACCCTATCGCGTTGATCAACAAGCATCCGGGCCGCTTCCCGTTATGGCATGTTAAGGATATGGATAAAACACCTGAAAAGAAATTTACTGAGGTAGGTAACGGTACTATCGACTTTAAAAAGATCTTTACCCAGGCCAAAAAATCAGGCCTTCAGTATTTCTTTGTTGAGCAGGATGTTTGCCCTGGCGATCCTTTCGATAGTATCAGCCAAAGTATCAGTTACATTAAGAAGAATTTGGTGTAA
- the def gene encoding peptide deformylase: MKYPIIAYGDPVLRKKATAIEPDEYPHIKELVENMFETMYAARGVGLAAPQVGMSMRLFVVDATPFDDDEPELKDFKKAFINATILEETGEEWGFNEGCLSIPDIREDVYRKPVVRMSYYDADWKHHEETFKGMAARVIQHEYDHIEGKLFTDKLSPLRKRLIEKKLNDISKGMVDVDYKMKFPNVKKGR, encoded by the coding sequence ATGAAGTATCCTATCATTGCCTACGGTGATCCTGTTTTAAGAAAAAAAGCTACGGCCATTGAGCCCGACGAATACCCGCATATAAAAGAATTGGTTGAAAACATGTTTGAAACCATGTATGCTGCCCGCGGTGTTGGTTTGGCTGCTCCGCAGGTAGGTATGTCTATGCGTTTATTTGTGGTTGATGCTACCCCATTTGATGATGATGAGCCGGAATTGAAAGATTTCAAAAAGGCATTCATTAATGCTACTATTTTGGAAGAAACAGGTGAGGAGTGGGGCTTTAACGAGGGTTGCCTGAGCATTCCGGATATCCGCGAGGATGTATACCGCAAACCGGTTGTGCGCATGTCATACTATGATGCCGACTGGAAACACCACGAAGAGACTTTTAAAGGTATGGCAGCACGCGTTATTCAGCATGAGTATGACCATATTGAAGGTAAGCTGTTTACCGATAAGCTAAGCCCGCTGCGCAAGCGCCTGATCGAAAAAAAGCTTAACGATATTTCAAAAGGTATGGTTGATGTAGATTATAAAATGAAATTTCCGAACGTTAAAAAAGGAAGATAA
- a CDS encoding M16 family metallopeptidase, translating into MDYQLYTLPNGIRILYKHWPSAITHCCFIVNTGSRDELPGQEGLAHFIEHLLFKETERRNTSQILNRLELVGADLNAYTTKEYTCIHASLLNQHLDRTMDLFEDILFHSTFPDDEQEKERGVILDEIASYLDQPEEAIQDDFEELLFKGHPMGQNILGTPETVGRLNGDDIRNFISANYNTTEMIFAVHGNYDFKKLVAMSEKYFGHVPFNQLQKNRVQPVLSPAGIHLVNKPISQTHCIIGTQAYSTAHEHKWGLLLLNNLLGGVGMSSRLNLEIREKYGIAYTVESNYTPLTDTGIFSIYFGTDAEKAAKASKLVHKELKKLREQKLGTLQLHQARQKFIGQIALAEENRMSLIIAMAKSMVDFNRIDTLEEIFAKINQVSAEQLLEISNEIFDNNRLITLLFEPKQ; encoded by the coding sequence ATTGACTATCAACTTTATACTTTGCCCAATGGCATTCGTATACTTTACAAACACTGGCCATCGGCAATTACACATTGCTGTTTTATAGTAAATACAGGTTCGAGAGACGAGCTTCCGGGACAGGAGGGGCTTGCACACTTTATTGAACACCTGCTGTTTAAAGAAACCGAAAGGCGCAATACCAGCCAGATCCTCAACAGGCTTGAGCTTGTTGGTGCCGATCTGAATGCGTATACCACTAAGGAATATACCTGCATCCATGCGTCGCTGCTTAACCAGCATCTCGACCGCACGATGGATCTGTTTGAGGATATTTTATTTCATTCCACCTTTCCGGATGATGAGCAGGAAAAGGAGCGGGGTGTTATTTTAGATGAAATAGCATCTTATCTTGATCAGCCGGAAGAAGCTATCCAGGATGATTTTGAGGAGCTTTTGTTTAAGGGCCATCCAATGGGGCAAAACATTCTGGGAACTCCCGAAACGGTTGGCAGGCTTAATGGCGATGATATCCGCAACTTTATCTCGGCCAATTACAACACCACAGAAATGATTTTTGCTGTTCATGGCAATTATGATTTCAAAAAACTGGTGGCCATGTCCGAAAAATATTTCGGGCATGTACCTTTCAATCAGCTTCAGAAAAACAGGGTGCAGCCGGTGTTAAGCCCGGCCGGTATCCATCTCGTTAATAAACCTATTTCGCAAACGCATTGCATTATTGGTACGCAGGCTTATTCAACGGCACATGAACACAAATGGGGTTTGTTGTTGCTTAATAACCTGCTGGGCGGCGTTGGCATGAGCAGCCGCTTAAACCTCGAGATCAGGGAAAAGTACGGAATAGCCTATACTGTCGAATCAAACTATACCCCGTTAACCGATACCGGGATCTTCTCGATATATTTTGGTACCGATGCCGAAAAGGCGGCCAAGGCCTCAAAACTGGTGCATAAAGAGTTGAAGAAGCTGAGGGAGCAAAAGCTGGGTACATTACAGTTGCACCAGGCCCGGCAAAAATTTATAGGGCAAATAGCCCTGGCCGAGGAAAACCGCATGAGCCTTATTATAGCCATGGCCAAAAGCATGGTTGATTTTAACCGCATTGATACACTGGAAGAGATCTTTGCTAAAATTAACCAGGTGAGTGCCGAGCAATTACTGGAGATCAGCAATGAAATTTTTGATAATAACCGCTTGATAACTTTGCTATTTGAGCCTAAGCAATAA
- the hpt gene encoding hypoxanthine phosphoribosyltransferase, translated as MKKQIADLEFEPMITAQQIEERVKAIGAQISEDFKDTVPVLVGVLNGSFLFIADLIKKVSIPCEINFTKLASYYGGTTSTLKIREDIDLTVDIKGRDVLIIEDIVDTGNTAHYLIEKLKEREPASLKMCSLLLKPAALQKKIEELKYIGFEIENEFVVGYGLDYKEMGRNLADIYKKVG; from the coding sequence ATGAAAAAACAAATTGCCGACCTTGAATTTGAACCAATGATTACCGCCCAACAGATCGAAGAAAGGGTGAAAGCTATTGGCGCACAAATAAGCGAAGATTTTAAAGACACCGTTCCGGTTTTAGTAGGCGTACTTAACGGCAGCTTCCTTTTTATTGCCGATTTAATTAAAAAAGTATCTATTCCCTGCGAGATCAATTTTACCAAGCTGGCTTCCTATTATGGAGGTACCACCAGTACTTTAAAAATAAGAGAGGATATTGATTTAACCGTTGATATAAAAGGCCGCGATGTGCTTATTATTGAAGATATTGTTGATACCGGCAATACCGCTCATTATTTAATTGAGAAATTAAAAGAAAGGGAGCCCGCCTCATTAAAAATGTGTTCGTTACTACTAAAACCGGCCGCCCTGCAAAAGAAAATAGAAGAACTTAAGTATATAGGCTTCGAAATTGAAAACGAATTTGTTGTGGGTTACGGGCTCGACTATAAAGAAATGGGCAGGAACCTGGCCGATATTTACAAAAAAGTAGGATAA